Proteins co-encoded in one Verrucomicrobiota bacterium genomic window:
- a CDS encoding HPr family phosphocarrier protein: protein MTRTLKVTNPSGLHARPTSAIVRCAMRFRSEITIEANGRRCSAVSIMDIMTADIRSGTDIVVTAAGPDAEKALQALEICLGELEAKGL from the coding sequence CTGACGCGCACCTTGAAGGTGACCAACCCCAGCGGTCTGCATGCCAGACCCACGAGCGCGATCGTGCGGTGTGCGATGCGCTTCAGGAGTGAGATTACGATTGAAGCGAACGGCCGGCGTTGCTCTGCGGTAAGCATCATGGACATCATGACCGCTGATATCCGGTCCGGAACGGACATCGTGGTGACGGCGGCGGGCCCGGATGCCGAAAAAGCGTTGCAGGCCTTGGAGATCTGCCTCGGAGAACTCGAGGCGAAAGGTCTGTAG
- a CDS encoding pyridoxal-phosphate dependent enzyme, translating into MTSAVEPKPDILNLIGNTPMVRVSRLDTGSCELFVKLENQNPTGSIKDRMALAMVEAAERDGKIRPGGTLVEATAGNTGLALALVAAAKGYRLVLVIPDKMSQEKVLHLRALGARTVITRSDVIKGHPEYYQDLAARIARETPGAFFVNQFANPANPLAHEQTTGPEIWRQMGQRLDAVVVGVGSSGTLTGLSRFFARVAPKCEIILADPEGSVLAGYVHEHHVGRAGSWMVEGIGEDFVPEIADLSRVIKAYSIPDAESFQAARDMLRLEGIFAGSSSGTLFAAALRYCREQPTARRVVTFACDSGNKYLSKMYSDIWMADQGFLPRTRFGDLRDLISRRYQDGTVVAVGPSDTLLTAFNRMRIADVSQLPVLDQNGLVGIIDESDLLVRVQDGGGSFQDPVGIAMASRVETLQADEPIAAVRKILDEGKVAIVMAGREFVGLITRIDLLNFLRRHV; encoded by the coding sequence ATGACGTCTGCCGTGGAACCGAAGCCAGACATTCTTAATCTCATCGGCAACACGCCGATGGTCCGGGTCTCGCGGCTGGACACCGGGTCCTGCGAACTCTTTGTCAAACTCGAGAACCAAAATCCGACCGGCTCAATCAAAGACCGCATGGCGCTCGCCATGGTCGAGGCCGCGGAGCGGGACGGGAAGATTCGACCGGGCGGCACCCTGGTGGAGGCTACGGCGGGCAACACGGGCTTGGCCCTGGCGTTGGTGGCTGCCGCCAAAGGTTACCGCCTGGTGCTGGTGATCCCCGACAAGATGTCACAGGAAAAAGTGCTGCACCTGCGTGCGCTGGGCGCCAGGACGGTCATCACCCGCTCGGACGTAATTAAAGGGCATCCGGAATATTACCAGGACCTGGCCGCCCGGATCGCGCGCGAAACGCCCGGAGCATTCTTTGTCAACCAGTTCGCCAACCCGGCTAATCCCCTCGCCCACGAGCAGACAACCGGTCCGGAGATCTGGCGTCAGATGGGCCAGCGACTCGATGCGGTGGTGGTCGGCGTCGGTTCAAGCGGCACTCTGACGGGCCTGAGCCGTTTCTTTGCGAGGGTCGCTCCGAAGTGCGAGATCATTCTGGCGGACCCGGAAGGTTCAGTGCTGGCGGGCTACGTCCACGAGCATCACGTCGGGCGGGCCGGTTCCTGGATGGTTGAAGGTATCGGCGAGGATTTCGTGCCGGAGATCGCTGATCTTTCGCGAGTAATCAAGGCCTACAGCATCCCGGATGCGGAAAGCTTCCAGGCCGCACGCGACATGCTTAGACTTGAAGGCATCTTTGCCGGTTCGTCCTCGGGAACCCTGTTTGCCGCCGCCCTCCGGTACTGCCGGGAACAACCCACCGCCAGGCGCGTGGTCACCTTTGCGTGCGACAGCGGCAACAAATATCTCTCCAAGATGTACAGCGATATCTGGATGGCAGACCAGGGCTTCCTGCCGCGGACTCGCTTCGGGGATTTGCGTGACCTGATCTCGCGCCGCTACCAGGACGGGACCGTGGTCGCCGTCGGGCCCTCCGATACGCTGCTCACCGCGTTCAACCGAATGCGAATTGCGGACGTCTCACAGCTGCCCGTACTCGACCAGAATGGATTGGTCGGCATCATTGATGAATCGGATCTCCTCGTCCGGGTCCAGGACGGCGGAGGCTCGTTCCAGGACCCGGTCGGCATTGCGATGGCCAGCCGGGTGGAAACGCTGCAGGCGGACGAACCGATCGCGGCCGTCCGAAAGATCCTTGACGAAGGCAAGGTGGCCATCGTGATGGCCGGCCGGGAATTCGTCGGCCTCATCACCCGCATTGACCTGCTGAACTTCCTGCGCAGACACGTTTGA